The Quercus lobata isolate SW786 chromosome 4, ValleyOak3.0 Primary Assembly, whole genome shotgun sequence genome segment TGGTATAAGGTCTCATTTTCTCCTTGGGAAAAACTACCtatctttctttttacttattAGACTTTGTGTGGAGGGAAATGTTTCTTAAAAACCTCTTCAGCCATCTCCCCCTAATTACCTATAAACCTAGGTTTCAAGGTGTAAAACCGATTTCTTGCCTTATCCTTAAGAGAAAAGGGAAGAAATGTAACTTAGTAGTCTCAAAAACATTTTGTGCATAGAAACTATGGGTgacaatttttatccatatccatgaaCCTGTCCATTACCtaccttatttggataagtcttaacccaacccatttgatttatttgggttaaatggataAATTCACTAATACCcactaaacccatctaaaatttaaaattaaataaacccgCTAATACccttctaaaatctaaaacttaaataaacagTATAACCTCTAGATTTCTAAGCCCAAGCCCTCAGTCTCACTCTCCCTTAGATTTTCTTAGTAGCCAAACACTTTCCCAAACACTTTTAACCTCTAGATTTCTAAGCCCAAATACTTTCCCTCAGATTTTTTCAATAaccaaataaaaggaaattctagagagagaaaggggatGGATTCGGAGTTCACCAAAGGTAGTGTATCAGTAACAGATaccctctctgtctctctctcttttgaaattttctcaACCAGAATTCTTGTAGTATTCTCTTTAAcatttctctctatctctttgcTTTCTCcaggtactctctctctcttagggTTTGATTCGATTACAAATCTctattttctttgctttctccaggtactctctctctcttagggTTTGATTCGATTACAAATctctatcttttaaaaattaattgttgtttgaaattcACTTAACTTCTGTTTGGTTCCCGAGAAAATAATAAGGgataagagaagaaaagaaaagaataagaataagaattgGATTGTAAATATGATTGTTGGTTGTTTATAATTCTTGAGACTATAATGCGATCCCCTTTACTCAATTCTTTGTTTCTGTGTTATTGAATTGGCTTTAGTTGAACTGAATTCCATGTTTCTAGCAAATCCATTCTGAGatgataattttcaaaattttactttttttttttttttaatttctgtttCTATGTTTTTCTGGGCAACCAAACAGATTTCTTATGTGTTCTACGTTAAAGGTTTTGGGTGTTGATATATTGCTTTGTTGACTATATAAAAGTTggttaaaagattaaaaaaagggtttttaaGTGAACGAATTGTTTTGCATTTGATAGAAGTGTGGAGAATATTGGATTTGAGTTTCAAAAGGATTTATTCTGAGATGGGTTTTTGgggaaagtttctaaagttatttatttatttatgtcatattgggttaaatgggcgggttactaattaaatgggttgggttggtaatggataattaatttatatataaacgggtcaaaaatggataaatgggtaattacgtacccaacccatttatgacccaacccacccatttgccacccctaatagAAACTACTAATTACCTCTTCAAAAGCTCTAACATGGACATaaggattttcattttcttctcccTTAAAGTTAGGAAGTATTGCTAATAAACCTTGTTTCACTTCAACATGTGGTGCATTAGGTGGAAACATGATGCATGAAGGAACATAATTTTGTGTGGAATGCAGTAGTTAATATatagttcttctttctcatcatGATTATTACATGTTTCATCACCCATGATTGATGAAGAAGGTGAAGGTGAAGGTGTGCCAAAAAGATTACCAaagtaagtttcaaaattttctaatttgccTATCTTGTTTCTAACCCAAATGCTTATGCAACAATGAATGCACaatcaaatttaattaaattttttttttaaaaaaaaaaaaaaaaaaaagagaaaaaaaatgagggaaaaaTGGAACGAAGCTACCAATAGAAGAATTTCCACTAGTTATGCTTTGCTCCAAAAAGATTTCCTTTGAATATGCAGCAACTCCCCGGAAAACAACGCCAAAACTACTTGTTCACTTCTAAGTGCAGGAGATTGTAGTaatataattctcggagtactaaggtcgaaccacaaggagcggggtaaattcaaagacaatgtaattaaaaaaaaaaaaacacttttggtgaagatgaagaataatTTTTGCCTTGTAATTGTAAACAAgaataacaatgataacttatttaagtcaataatgtaaatactagggcatcgaggtgtttccctatatcgatatgaaattctttgtgatctaagaaaatatatatttcataattgattgttcttatacaattaaatactTATGATTTAGTTGAACTAAGACATTTCGGAAACGCATGATAACCTAGATTGATAATGTGGTTAGAACAGTTTTTAGaaaaaacccattcactttaaagcctaatttctatttgaaactattataaattcatctaaacaataagaaaaacaagattgaacttattgaaagcatggaaaaACTAATACattaaaagaaatctaattgaacaatcaaatatgttgttgtCTATAATcttagaaagaatcacattgaatattcatactgtataaaagaaacataacccctagccctgacaaagagtttaggctgccattagagaaaggtGTAGGTTCCTTCTTTGGATGGTTCCCAAGTCCAGCCTTGATAGGGGATCCTTGGCCTTCAATGATGGATGGTTGATTGTTTGTTGGATTGGGCTTAGCTCACTGTGACCTTATTGGGCCATTTCACGAACCAATCTGTGCACAAGACATATATCCCACaacacatatatacacatagATATATGTATTATTGGTTAAATGAGAGATTAAGGAATAGCAAAtgaaatgcaaagaaaataagtGACACACAGATCTTCGAAATAGAGtggtattatattttattatattgagtGTTCAACTGAATTAGGTCTTGCTTTACCAGGATGTTCCACAAGGCTCaataaagttcaaaaattacagacttgaATAGTTCCACTTGGGATTTCAAGACTTGcgaagtttgaatccctttgaatccaagtgaCTCCTCGAGCGTTTACTCTAGGACCCCTTGCAATGCCTCACTCTTCCCACTATATCTCTAGTAGAAGCTCAATGCTCTCTTCTAGTATTGTTGTATCTTGAGTGTTTATGTTTGAATGCCCCCTCTTTGCTTTGGTAAATCCCTTTTATAGTGCTGCTTGTAGATTTTTCAAATCAGTAGTCCATTCTTTTTATGTGTTCTGGGTACCAGAACCTACTGTTCTATCTAGAGCCTTGGTGGTTGGTCCTTTCCCcttttttcccttatttctcTCTTAAGTACTGATAGCCAAAAAACCACCTATTGGCTTTCTTCTTCTAGGAGATCATTTCTGAGTAAATCCAGATTCTTCTCTGAGGTCAAAACTCCTCATTCTTCTTCCAAAGCCTTAAAAGGGACACCTTAGAGTATTGAGACCTTGACATTGACTTCTCACAGTTTGTTCTTTTCCTAAAAATGGGGCAGATTCCTTATTGCTAATGGTGTAGTTGAAAAGGCTCCTGACCACCGTTACCCTTGTTTTACCCTTTCTGCCTTACCTGAGGTCCCTAGGTTCCTTCAACAGGTGTTGACCTCGAAATCATCAATTATCTCTGTCATTGTCTTTTCGATCCCAGGAAATCGATGTTGACAGGACCTCCTTCTTCTTTCATGCTTCTTTAAAATTAGCATGCCATATCTTATGCTGTCCACATCCTGTTTAGCATCTTTCAGCTCTCCTTGAGGACTTGCACCCTTAAGCTGGCATATCCCATACAACCTGGGCCCAGATCCTACTCGTTCcttattcttccttttttgttgGACTTCCTTGGGTATCATGACTTCTTCATGTTGTTGGGCCAAATCTCCTTCCTCCCTCCTTTTTCTATAGCCCAAGACTTATCTTCCTCTTCACGTAGGCTGGGCTCccctttttcatcttttaagGGCCaaactttcatcttcttcttcttcttcttcttcttcttctttttttcatttccatgGGCTGCCCTTTCACATTCTTATGGGCCTAGCTCCTTGTCACATTTTGTACcacaacaaaaggaaaatacaaggttttctttGCAAAATTCGTTCTCCACAACCTCCCTTCCAAAACCCTAACATaaaagtgtccaaagaaaaataaaacttttattatttaattttcgtCCAGATTTTCAGCAGCAACTTGTGAATtaatttcagccttcaaaaattgtgaatttcgaaaaactcaaaactgaaaagttgtagatatttaagtgaTGGTTTTAGCTTATCTAGCCTTgagtcaattggattttttagGAGAGAGATATGCCCAAGATACTAATTAGtgctcaaatctgatttttccttttcagattttgcctctttgatttttttttttttcttatttgaagcttccaaatATGGTAAACGACCCAAACACTCCAGCCCCCTACTTAGACATTTAAGCTTGGTCCTTTAGCTCatctttaattctagtttggcctccattctctcatAAACTcttataaactaatttttttacatgatttcctaaaagtagaaaattacacacaatgaatgacatctttttcaaaaaattatgtaaagataaataatagggactaatgcaaatcgtggcttaattatacaaattaaacaTGGTAATAAAGAGATAACAcctacataaatatataacaagtatacattttaaggtgttatcacccccccccccccaacttaAATCCTGCTAGTCCCTAGCAATCCACAAAGCACCCATGTCTAATGGGTCTATATTCTAAGACCTTCGTAGGGCTCTTAACCTTAGGAATAAGGAAAATATGTGTTTCATGAAAATTAAGGGGTGCTGtactagtatttaaaaaaatcaagaacacaATTAACTATACTATCCCCAACAACTGGCCAAAAATGCTGATAAAATAGAGGGGGTATACCATCCGGTCCCAAGGATTTTAGTGGATACATCCAGTCAAGAGCTTTCTTAACCTCTAAAGCAGTAAAATCTCTGGTGAGCATGTGATTCATCTACAGGGCCGCACTTGGTTGTATGGCATTAAGCAACTCCAGACTGATAACAAGTTGAGATGTGGcaaaaagtttttgatagtAACCTGGGATGATTTTTGCTATCTTGTCCTTATTCTCATGCCATGTATCAGTCTTGTCTATGACACCCAGAACAGTGTCACGTTGCTTACGATTTGAGGTCTTAGCATGAAAAAATCTTGTATTTTTGTCACTCTCTTTTAACCAAGGGTTACAAGATCTTTGTTTACACATTCTTTCTTGCAAATCCGACAATCGATTTACCTCTGCCCTTTGTTGACATACTTCCAGAGTGTTAGACATCCCCATTGATCTTGCCTCCAAAGCTTGAAGTAATTCTTATGcctttgctagtttttttttcctatatggTTGAACTCTTGCATATTCCATCTGGATAGAACTTCTCCACATCTATCCATACAAAGTGTAAAATTATTCGCCACGCCTATAAGCTCGCCTTCAACCCAAGTTTCCTTCACAATATCCCCACATTTTTCATCTTTAAGCCACATGGACTCAAATCTAAATAGCTTTTTAGATCTCCTACGTTTAACCCTCTTATTTATTCTCAACATCAAACAACAATGATCAGAATCTGAGGAAGCCAAATGATAAAGTCTAGCACTAGGGAATAGATTTAGCCACTCTATTGTTGCAAAACCACGATCAATTCTTTCCCTTATCCAACCCTAGTCATTTCAATACATACTCCATGTAAACCAAGAGACCATGTAACCAATGTTCTTCAATCCGCAAGAATTGATACAGCATTGGAAGTTATCGATCTGCCTAGAAGCCCTATCCAACCCACCTTGCTTCTTTGTAACACGGAGGACCTCATTGAAGTCTCCCACACGCAACCAATGGAGATTACTTGTTGTAGCAAGTTGGGATAGATGTGCCCATGACTCTGGCCTCCCATGGGTATTAGGATTTCCATGGAATCCTTTCAAACACCACTTCCTAGCAGAACCTCCAAAATAAATGATGGCATCGATATGCCGGCGAGAAAAAGTTTGTACATCCACTTTGACATTGGGTTTACAAAGCAGAACAAGACCACCACTCTTCCCCTCACTTGGAACTATCATGTCTTGAGTCAATCCTAAAGAGTTTTTGATATTGAACATCCGTTTCATGGCCTTCAAAGGAAGTTTGGTTTCCATAAGAAAAACCAAACTGGGAGCATAAGCTTGCACTATCTTCTTTAGTGCGTTGACTATGCGGGGGTTTCCAAGTCCCCGACAATTCTAACTTAATGTATTCATTGTTCTTGATGGGGTTGCTTAACAACCTCCATTGATCCAAATTGATCCTCGAAAACCTTCCCCAAGGACACTGCATCATCTAACTTCAACTTCTTCTCAAGCACTATTACTACCACCTTAGAGTTCTCAAATTAACCCAATTTCCTTTTAGGATCTTCATGATGATCTCCCATCACCACTTCCTTAGaaactgttttttttatttatttatttttttttttttaagtcttttCCAAGTCCCCTTAGAGCCCTTACTAACATTTTTACCTTTGGAAGATTTGCGGGGTTTTTTCGTACAATGCCCTCTGTTGAGTTTGAGACCTGACTTATTTCATCACCCGGGCCTAAAACAAAAGCAGAAGAGGCCAGATTCTCCTCAGTTAGAGGCCCATCCAGAGTTGGCCCATATTGTGGAGTGATTTCAGCCCCATCAAACATGGATTCAAAAGCATTTGAACGTGGAGATAGGGAATCAGAAATCCCCTCCACAGTTGAACATTCTTCGATACTTTCCATTCTAGGGCCTTATCAATATCCCTTACCTGAGCCTCAAAATCTACGGGAacggttgaatttttttgaattgaaggGAACTCCGGATTTTGTAGGACATGCAAATCATATGGTGCACTATTTCCGGAAAACTTGGGATGTTGGTTACTCGTCTGCTTTACCATAGCCACCGTTTTTGGTTACTCATGAAAATTAATGGATGCAATGTAAGTACTAAGTTTGTTGATTGTTTATAATTAGGTTGGATTCAGGTTGATGGTTTGTGGTTATATGTCTGCAGAAGCAtatttttcagtaaaaaatttcTGGATTCTGGTTGTGTATATATTGCTATCTCTCTGTCCGTCCCCATTCTAATATATCAATgtcattttatgtttttttgggtGTGGAATACAGGTATGAACAGTCTGAATTTATAGAGAAGGAATTAGAGCAGATGACAGAACAGATCAAATCAATTATTCAGACCCCAAATGCCAACCAGGTAAATACTTTTGAGTTCAATGTTTTCACTCCttaacaagtatttttttttcagttcaaTGATTGATACCTACCATACCATTTCGATACTTGTTAAGGCTTTCATGCAATGTAGATTagctcttttatatataaaattcaattatttacATGTactattttggaattttttttgaaaaggttaAGATGTACGTACTAATTTTTTCACATATAACCCCTTCTTCCAAAAAGACCCTGCAAGCTGTaacattgttttttctttgttgtgtaTCTAGCTCATGTTGTAGGAAACATAATATTCCCCAGTGCATTTATGGTAGTACTCATGCAATTCTTTGTGCTAGGAGTGACTGTTCTGCTTTAAATATTACTTTTCACATGAACATTTTATAAACCCCAGCATAAAGTGATGGGAAAGTAAGAAAAATCAGGAATTGCTGGATACATCCATTTTTCACATGCATTTATAATTATTCTCTATGGAATATATTGCAAGTGCACTGACCATATTCAATGCCTTCAGGCTGAAGAATTTTCTTCACGTATTCAGAAAGTTGCCAGCCAAGGTTCTGCTGCAGGTTGCGAACTGATGGATCCAAAGTTCTGGAAATCCTCATATCTGGAATTGTAAactacctcaaaaaaaaaaaaaaaaaaatattttcggAATCAGCTTGTACTGAGTCAAGATTAGTACATGAATGCAGAGGAAAAGATTTCATTGCACCATTGTTTTTTAGGCATTAAATGCATTTGTAATGTCTATTGATATTTTTCCTTTGTAGGAATAGATATTCTCTTTAATAACATTTTGAGAATCTCTAGCAGTGAAAGATGTGATTATGCTTGCATCCGTCCTTAAGTAGCTGGGTGCCATGGGCTCATTAgggttgttttttttctttaacttacATTATATTAATATGTTTGAAACGCTCAAGCTCAATAGATTTTAGGTCTATTGAgctacacaattggacttgctTTAATGGTTAAATGTGTACATAGAGAGCTCCTAGTTTTCTAAAAGTGAATAAACAGTAGGATAAGAAATGGTTCATAAGCAAGCTTAGAGAATATAAATGTATTTGTGTAAATATTGATAAATCGATTGGAAAACAAGTTTGTGAGCTAAACATCCTTGAAAATAAACATGTTTTAAAACACCTTGCCATGCCTATTTTGGGTACATGTTCAATTTGAATATACTTAATGTTTTTTGGTAGGTGTTTTTCAACAGCTGAGTTTGGGTACGGAGGACCTATGAAGAAAATCTGAAGCCGAAGGCATTGTGAAGTGATAAGGTCATTCACAACTTGCTTGGGTGTTATTGTGTGATTGGGTTTTAGGACTTACATATGGGACCATcacatgaatttaattaaagcaAACTTTAAGTTCACCAATCACAAGGTGATACTTAATCACGTTGTAGATTTCGGTATCTCTAGACTTTCTCTTACTATaaacaatgaagaaaaataaagatatttcCGAGTTGGCATTGCGTTGAGCCCAACTTTTTCTTTACAAAGTGTTTACTGTTCTGTTTTGTCATCCTACCTTACTCCTTGAACGTTCTATTTGGTGCttttataacatgcatatttttcttttggtgcACTTAAGATTTAAGAATACTAGATGCATGTGAAATGAGTAGATCGTGAAAGTTGGTAGGGCCACATGATTTGGtgtttatatgaaaaacaatacCTCATCATGTGCAGAAAGACCTTTTTTTGAAGCCTTCTCATGGAGACTTGGTAATGTCAagataattagttttttatataGAGAGGTAATGACAATATATTATTGCTTGGACCTGAGAATAGGAAAGCAACTCATTCATGTGAGTGGAAAAACATAGATGAATTTAGAAAAAGCAAACCCAGCACTTGGTCCTCTGCGTCTTTCAGATGCAGGATTCACAAGCTGAGATGCATATAAGTAGCCTTGTGCAATTGGTGTTGGATACTGCAGGCTGAAGCTGATTTGCTAACAGATAATGTTATGGATGAAGTTAACTTGGCAAACGTGGTCGATAATATCCATTATAGGAGACTGGAAGTATGTGAGTTTTCCTTCAAGACCTTCaggattttatttatgaaacaAATGTAGGAGTTCAAATATTTGGAAACATAACCGTTTTGCAACATATAGAATACAGGGGGGAAAATGCTGAAATTTAATAGGTACTCATCAACTAATGGTGCCCCACTGTTGATCAAATAATGAGGTTTATTCTTGCATTCTTCTGCTTATGCTATGGTGATTCGAGCAGGTAGGGCTTGAGCCACAGCCTCAATCAGGTCATCACAAAAGAGAGAGGGAATAATGATCTAATTTTTTCCTCCATCTGCTGAAATAGCCCCTTCATTAGAGACAGAAATTTCGCAGCGAGCTCAAATTTTGCTTTTGCGCCATCCCAAATCCACATCAATATACGTATAGCCAAGCCTGGTTATTCATTAGAAATTAGTATCCTTACATAATTAACTACATGGATAAAATGAGAATAAGTTAGTTAtagaaatgagaaagaaattatAGGAATATTCATGTTATTGGTTAAGTGATCAAGTCTCACGTAGGATAATACTGACTAGAGTAACAAGtggtaataaaattttgtgGGACTAAACCCTCTGGGGTTAAGCTTTTGAGTTAAGGTGTTGTTCCAACATGTTATCAAGCCCTCTAAAAAAGACTCTTAAGATGTTAAGCTCAACTTCCACAAATCCAAAATCATAATAGCAAGAAAGATTTCTATTTTATCCAAACCcgcattaaaaaataaataaaaaataaaaaaccactgaTTGCTCTAAAAAGCACTTCTAAAAACCACTGCCAAAGTCTtgaacaacacacacacacacaagtaaAATCCTAAGATCCAATGCTTCGAGTTTTGTTGAGGCCTTTCATAAGGGCTTCTTCTTAAATTCATACATTGACCAAGCCttgaacaataattttcacactCTTAAATTTTATAGCAGCAAGGGCACAACTGTTTTGTCTCTTTTGTGGTGTCAAATAACCACAACCATGTTTCTTCCCATAGTTCTATTCCATTCACCTGTTGGATGTTTTCATGCTACAAGTCTAGTCCAAAGTTGTATTTTATTAACATATATGAtaacaccaccaccaacacaatATCCAAAGGCCATTTAACTGTTGAGATGGTTGGTTCTAGAGAAATGAAACTCCCATGAGAGTGAAAATCACATGCAGAGTTTCTCTAGAAATGAGAGGAGATAGGGATCAAATGGCCTGAATACTTGGGGCCTTTTTATACACCCTTTTACCCAATCGGAGAGTTGTAACTTTAGGAACAAACACAACCCTCTGTAGGGTCATATCCATTCACTAGAGAAACTAATTGCATTGGAAGTTATCACCACTCTACTTCTCTAGGAGACAAGGTAGGAAATTTTATATGAGGGAATGCCACCACTGTTGTGGCGTGATTACCCCCTCCAATACCAACAGAGTTGCATCTAGCCATAAGACAGACAGTATTTTCCAATTGAAAGAGTCGCTTggccaaataaataaaagaaaagaatttatttCCTGTGCATCTATTAACACAAACCAAATATGTGATGAGAATAGTGAAAACCTGCATAGGGTATCCTTTGAAACTCTTGAACAAACTTGTTCCTCAAAATCGCATCCAAATCAGCTTTACCAGATGCTAGAGAAGCCACTAGAGTCTGCATTCAAGTTAGATTCCTTAAAGAGACATACATTAGCAGGAAAAGATTCCTGCTGTCTgtccagagaaaaaaaaaacaaaacattccaattttaagtatttgaaacccattatttgatttatatatggttttttgaattggaaaagaaatttgcaTAGGCGAAATGATATTGTCCTTACAGTTGAAACAAGTAAGAGtctaaagataaaaaaaaaaaacatagatccAAACAAAACGTCGGCAAAGAAGAGGAGGGGGATGAATAGTTGCAAGGCGTTTGGAACTTTAGTAAAGTACAATCACTTCTGAAGGACTCATCTTTGAGCCAATCATGTCAGaaatgcttttttttaaaaattttcaaattctaaGATTATCAAAAGGGAGAATTGGACCTTGAGAACTGTTAGCAGCAATCGAAATGCATCACAAAGCCTTCTGTATCCCTGAGATGGCAATAGTTTTGGATCAAAACAATCCAATTTCTGCTTAAGCCATTTGATCAACTCTGATGCAGAGAAGGATTTCCCACGCCTATAACTGTTTATGAATGCAATCTGATCAGAAAAATTGTAGTCCAAGCTAAGGGTAGTCTATTTTTTACGGAATGTATATTGAGACAGTGTAAAGGATTTATACAAGTAATAAAAGCCAATTACCTTACAATGACCATGGTATTGTTTTAAAACTTATCCAAGATAAGTTAAACTTGGGAAATAGAAGTTGGTGCTAGAACATAAATGACCTTATCAACTACTGGAATCATTCAAAGTGACATCATGGACACAAATTTTTCCAGcagaaaattcaatttttaagaaTGCTTCTTTCTGAAGTTCTATCTTGAACAATAAACCATGGTTTTAACTTCTAATAGGAAAGTTGCCCAAATCAGTCTTAATAAAGTTACATGATACTGCTTAAGAATGGAGATATCCTAATTTGGTATGTGGGATCTTGAGCACAGATAACCTAATTTCACAATGTAGCAGACCTGGACAGCAGCTAAAAGCTGCAGAATGATCCAAAATGAAAGTGTATTATTaggtaaaaattatatattatatgctTCATAGCACTTCAAATATTTTTCCAGTTTGTATTACATACTAATTAAAGAATTAAGCGGAGTCATCAGTCCTGCCCATTTATGAGCTCTCTTATTTtgcaaactatttttttttttttttttttttgacggcaaagatagaaattttgcaaactaTTTCCAAATAAGCCAAATTAGCAacctaaaaatttaatttcaataagaacTTAAAGTAGTCTTCCAAATTGAATCATTAGGACTAAAATCTTTTAACAAAAGCATCACCAAAATAAAGATAAGGCAGTGatatagttgattttttttttttattaaactggCATTAGAATTTAGATGCAGATTTTTcaatgttaaaatagaaaacatgcataatcacaaaaaaagaagcataatTGTACTACTACTTCTACTCACTTTTGGAGGGCAGGAGTTGCATTAAGTTCCAGGTATTCAACAACCTCCATAATCTCCGGAAATCGTTCCTCAATTATTGTCCTTGAATGATAGGAGCAATAGAATTTAGATGCAGATTTTTCAATAttacaaaaatagaaaacatgCATAATCACAAAAAAGAAGTATATTTGTACTACTACTTCTACTTACTTGACGGCACGAATTCCTTCCTCAATTATTGCACCGTCGATGTCGAAAAAAGTGGAGACGGCGGAGTCGAGGTGGAAGTTGTGGCTCTCTAAGAAGAAGAGCGCTTCTTCCCTCTCTTCGTTGTTGGCGTTGGGGTCTCCATCTCGGAGAGATTGTGCCACCAGAGAGTTGCTGGTCTGTGAAAGCACCCCCAGAGATTGTGTCACATCCTCCGTCGCTCGCATCCATTCGCCATAAGGACTCTGCTCCCCCACCTTCAGTTTCGTGGTCTTGCATGCTTTTGCCT includes the following:
- the LOC115984293 gene encoding uncharacterized protein LOC115984293, producing MRATEDVTQSLGVLSQTSNSLVAQSLRDGDPNANNEEREEALFFLESHNFHLDSAVSTFFDIDGAIIEEGIRAVKTIIEERFPEIMEVVEYLELNATPALQNYRRGKSFSASELIKWLKQKLDCFDPKLLPSQGYRRLCDAFRLLLTVLKTLVASLASGKADLDAILRNKFVQEFQRIPYAGLAIRILMWIWDGAKAKFELAAKFLSLMKGLFQQMEEKIRSLFPLSFVMT